One stretch of Streptomyces sp. R21 DNA includes these proteins:
- a CDS encoding ABC transporter substrate-binding protein gives MPNTKHSRLVATALAVTLGATTLAACGSEKAGDDGAQSGPASLTYWTWTPGMDKVADLWNKGPGKKQQITVTVKKQASGDTLVTKILTAHKAKKAPDLVQAEYQALPTLVSNDVLADIAGETKDAKSKFADGVWQQTTLGTDAVYAIPQDIGPMMFYYRQDLFKKYGLKVPTTWDEFAETARALKKKAPEKDLTTFSANDSGLFAGLAQQAGAKWWTTSGEKWKVGINDAASKKVADFWGGLVKEGAIDNQPMYTPSWNKALNTGKQIAWVSAVWAPGTLTTAAPDTKGKWAMAPLPQWSSSEKITGSWGGSSTAVTTDSSHKAAAAKFAAWLNTDPQALAALAKEGGIYPAATTAQTSDAFAQPPAFFSNQSDFYAQASEIAKTTAPSAWGPNVNVAYTTFNDAFGAAAKNKSDFSAALTKMQDETVADLKKQGFEVAE, from the coding sequence ATGCCCAACACGAAGCACAGCCGCCTCGTGGCCACGGCCCTCGCCGTCACGCTCGGCGCCACCACCCTCGCCGCTTGCGGCTCCGAGAAGGCCGGCGACGACGGCGCCCAGTCCGGGCCCGCCTCGCTGACCTACTGGACCTGGACCCCGGGCATGGACAAGGTCGCGGACCTGTGGAACAAGGGGCCGGGCAAGAAGCAGCAGATCACGGTCACCGTGAAGAAGCAGGCGTCCGGCGACACGCTGGTCACCAAGATCCTCACCGCGCACAAGGCGAAGAAGGCCCCGGACCTGGTCCAGGCCGAGTACCAGGCGCTGCCGACTTTGGTCAGCAATGACGTGCTGGCCGACATCGCGGGCGAGACGAAGGACGCGAAGTCCAAGTTCGCCGACGGCGTCTGGCAGCAGACCACGCTCGGCACGGACGCGGTCTACGCGATCCCGCAGGACATCGGCCCGATGATGTTCTACTACCGCCAGGACCTCTTCAAGAAGTACGGCCTGAAGGTGCCGACCACCTGGGACGAGTTCGCCGAGACCGCCCGCGCGCTGAAGAAGAAGGCCCCGGAGAAGGACCTGACGACCTTCTCCGCCAACGACTCCGGCCTCTTCGCCGGTCTCGCCCAGCAGGCCGGCGCCAAGTGGTGGACGACCTCGGGCGAGAAGTGGAAGGTCGGCATCAACGACGCGGCGTCGAAGAAGGTCGCCGACTTCTGGGGCGGCCTCGTCAAGGAGGGCGCGATCGACAACCAGCCGATGTACACGCCGTCCTGGAACAAGGCGCTGAACACCGGCAAGCAGATCGCCTGGGTCAGCGCGGTCTGGGCGCCCGGCACCCTGACCACGGCGGCCCCCGACACCAAGGGCAAGTGGGCGATGGCCCCGCTGCCGCAGTGGTCCTCGTCGGAGAAGATCACCGGCAGCTGGGGCGGTTCCTCCACGGCCGTCACCACGGACTCCTCGCACAAGGCGGCCGCCGCGAAGTTCGCCGCCTGGCTGAACACCGACCCGCAGGCGCTGGCCGCGCTGGCCAAGGAGGGCGGCATCTACCCCGCCGCCACCACCGCGCAGACCAGTGACGCCTTCGCCCAGCCGCCGGCCTTCTTCTCCAACCAGTCGGACTTCTACGCGCAGGCCTCCGAGATCGCGAAGACCACGGCGCCCTCCGCCTGGGGCCCGAACGTGAACGTCGCCTACACGACCTTCAACGACGCGTTCGGCGCCGCCGCCAAGAACAAGTCGGACTTCTCCGCCGCCCTGACCAAGATGCAGGACGAGACGGTCGCCGACCTCAAGAAGCAGGGCTTCGAGGTCGCCGAGTGA
- a CDS encoding carbohydrate ABC transporter permease, whose amino-acid sequence MTTARRKSYGVRTAPYAFLLPATILFALFFALPIGYALWLSLHKVHVSGLGLGSGARKEVWAGLENYKDALTDSELLDGALRVLGYGAIVIPVMLGLALLFALMLDSDKVRLSPFTRLAIFLPYAIPGVVAAMLWGFLYLPDVSPFYFILDKLGMPQPDLLDGGPLYLALSNIAVWGGTGFNMIVIYTSLKAIPVEVYEAAKLDGATPLQVALKIKIPMVAPSLVLTFFFSIIATLQVFSEPTTLKPLTNSVPTTWSPLMKVYQDAFGKGDIYSAAAEATIIALVTLVLSFGFLRAANSRNKQEEAR is encoded by the coding sequence GTGACCACGGCACGCCGGAAGTCGTACGGGGTCAGGACGGCCCCGTACGCCTTTCTCCTCCCCGCGACGATCCTGTTCGCCCTGTTCTTCGCGCTGCCCATCGGCTACGCGCTGTGGCTCAGCCTCCACAAGGTGCACGTCTCGGGCCTCGGCCTGGGCTCGGGTGCCCGCAAGGAGGTCTGGGCCGGCCTGGAGAACTACAAGGACGCCCTGACCGACTCCGAACTGCTCGACGGCGCGCTGCGCGTCCTCGGCTATGGCGCCATCGTGATCCCGGTGATGCTCGGCCTCGCGCTGCTCTTCGCGCTGATGCTCGACTCGGACAAGGTGCGGCTCTCGCCCTTCACCCGGCTCGCGATCTTCCTGCCGTACGCCATCCCCGGCGTCGTCGCAGCCATGCTCTGGGGCTTCCTGTACCTCCCGGACGTCAGCCCGTTCTACTTCATCCTCGACAAACTGGGGATGCCGCAGCCGGACCTGCTGGACGGCGGCCCGCTCTACCTCGCGCTGTCGAACATCGCGGTCTGGGGCGGCACAGGCTTCAACATGATCGTCATCTACACCTCGCTGAAGGCCATCCCGGTCGAGGTGTACGAGGCGGCGAAGCTGGACGGGGCCACCCCGCTGCAGGTCGCACTGAAGATCAAGATCCCGATGGTGGCGCCCTCGCTGGTGCTCACCTTCTTCTTCTCGATCATCGCGACGCTCCAGGTGTTCAGCGAGCCGACCACCCTCAAACCGCTCACCAACTCCGTTCCCACGACCTGGAGTCCGCTGATGAAGGTGTACCAGGACGCCTTCGGCAAGGGCGACATCTACTCGGCCGCGGCGGAGGCGACGATCATCGCCCTCGTCACGCTCGTGCTGTCCTTCGGATTCCTGCGCGCCGCGAACTCCCGTAACAAGCAGGAGGAAGCACGATGA
- a CDS encoding carbohydrate binding domain-containing protein — MRRHLPRLPRRPLAVFVAATALLALLSERPSTDPVPLRNTAATSNSATVFYYTKTKNWPTTYLHYAPDGGSWTTVPGTQMESACTDWVKKTVDLGSAAGLQATFNNGSGTWDNNGGSNYALGTGTITVKDGVIAHSDPCADAGTGSGNQATVYYSTATSGWTTANIHYAPTGGSWTTAPGVGMEAACTGWWKKTLDIGTATSLKAAFNNGNGVWDNNNSADYSISAGTTTVKDRTLTKDATDPCAAQQPDTQAPTAPTKVTASATDTSIVVSWDAATDDTGVTKYQVTRTGGTQGTVVTDIGSTVYSDTGLEERTGYTYTVKAIDAAGNTSPASAEATATTGVKAPAPASGTPLGTDPRKDPIYFVLTARFYDGDSSNNRGGSQDVKSGNAANNDPMFRGDFKGLVNKLDYIKALGFSAVWITPVVLNRSDYDYHGYHGYDFYKVDPRLESAGASYQDLINAAHAKGMKIYQDVVYNHSSRWGAKGLFTPTVYGVRDSQWSWYYDEKNEGFEYDGLTVEPKSGKSYYNGDLWSTAEPSGNTCLNWGKPTGAKSAEGYTLYNCQWPSPTSGMFPKTYYHQCWIGNWEGEDSRSCWLHEDLADFNTESTPVQNYLIGAYDKYIDMGVDGFRIDTAVHIPRVTWNRRFLPAIYDRVTQRFGTDAAKNFFVFGEVGAFVNDKWNRGSVNHSAQFFTWKERKEYSADDATASIEQYNYEEQLGTGNQPTSTNAFLSGNSYHTPDRSQFSGMNIIDMRMHMNFGDAQNAYSNGKDSDDSVNDATYNVVYVDSHDYGPNKSSTRYSGGTDAWAENMALMWTFRGIPTLYYGSETEFQAGKQIDCGPTCPLASTGRAYYGDHLAGSVTASDFGTVDSASGEVATTLAQPLVKHLQRLNQIRRAIPALQMGQYSTDGISGSMAFKRRYTSGSTDSFALVTVTGDATYTGIPNGTYKDAVTGDVKTVSNGTLSVPAPGKGNLRVYVLGGPGKIGTAGPYLK, encoded by the coding sequence ATGAGACGTCACCTCCCACGCCTGCCACGACGCCCCCTGGCGGTGTTCGTGGCGGCGACCGCCCTGCTCGCACTCCTCTCGGAGAGACCGAGTACGGACCCCGTTCCCCTGCGGAACACGGCCGCGACCTCCAACTCGGCGACCGTCTTCTACTACACGAAGACCAAGAACTGGCCCACCACGTACCTGCATTACGCGCCGGACGGCGGCTCCTGGACCACTGTGCCCGGCACACAGATGGAGTCGGCCTGCACGGACTGGGTGAAGAAGACCGTCGACCTCGGCTCGGCCGCCGGTCTGCAGGCCACCTTCAACAACGGCAGCGGAACCTGGGACAACAACGGCGGCAGCAACTACGCGCTGGGCACCGGCACGATCACCGTCAAGGACGGCGTGATCGCCCACAGCGACCCGTGCGCCGACGCCGGAACGGGCAGCGGCAACCAGGCCACCGTCTACTACTCCACCGCCACCTCCGGCTGGACCACCGCCAACATCCACTACGCGCCCACGGGCGGCTCCTGGACGACGGCCCCAGGCGTCGGTATGGAGGCCGCCTGCACCGGCTGGTGGAAGAAGACCCTCGACATCGGAACGGCGACCTCGCTGAAAGCCGCCTTCAACAACGGCAACGGCGTATGGGACAACAACAACAGCGCCGACTACTCCATCTCGGCCGGCACCACGACCGTGAAGGACAGGACGCTCACCAAGGACGCCACCGACCCCTGCGCCGCCCAGCAACCGGACACCCAGGCCCCGACCGCGCCCACCAAGGTCACCGCGAGCGCCACCGACACGTCGATCGTGGTGAGCTGGGACGCGGCGACCGACGACACCGGCGTCACCAAGTACCAGGTCACCCGCACCGGCGGCACTCAGGGCACGGTCGTCACCGACATCGGCTCAACGGTCTACTCCGACACCGGACTTGAGGAGAGGACCGGCTACACCTACACCGTGAAGGCCATCGACGCGGCCGGGAACACCTCGCCCGCCTCCGCCGAGGCCACGGCGACGACGGGCGTGAAGGCGCCCGCCCCGGCCTCCGGCACCCCGCTGGGCACCGACCCGCGCAAGGACCCGATCTACTTCGTTCTCACCGCCCGCTTCTACGACGGCGACAGCTCCAACAACCGGGGCGGCAGCCAGGACGTGAAGTCGGGCAACGCGGCCAACAACGACCCCATGTTCCGCGGGGACTTCAAGGGCCTGGTGAACAAGCTCGACTACATCAAGGCGCTCGGCTTCTCGGCGGTCTGGATCACCCCGGTCGTCCTCAACCGCTCGGACTACGACTACCACGGCTATCACGGCTACGACTTCTACAAGGTCGACCCTCGCCTGGAGTCGGCCGGCGCCTCCTACCAGGACCTGATCAACGCGGCCCACGCCAAGGGCATGAAGATCTACCAGGACGTCGTCTACAACCACAGCTCCCGCTGGGGTGCCAAGGGCCTGTTCACGCCGACCGTGTACGGCGTGCGCGACTCCCAGTGGAGCTGGTACTACGACGAGAAGAACGAGGGCTTCGAGTACGACGGCCTGACCGTCGAGCCCAAGTCCGGGAAGTCGTACTACAACGGCGACCTCTGGTCCACGGCCGAACCGTCCGGCAACACCTGCCTCAACTGGGGCAAGCCCACCGGCGCCAAGAGCGCCGAGGGCTACACGCTCTACAACTGCCAGTGGCCCAGCCCCACTTCGGGCATGTTCCCCAAGACGTACTACCACCAGTGCTGGATCGGGAACTGGGAGGGCGAGGACTCACGGTCCTGCTGGCTGCACGAGGATCTGGCCGACTTCAACACCGAGTCGACGCCCGTGCAGAACTACCTCATCGGCGCCTACGACAAGTACATCGACATGGGCGTCGACGGCTTCCGTATCGACACGGCCGTGCACATCCCCCGCGTCACCTGGAACCGCCGCTTCCTGCCCGCCATCTACGACCGCGTCACCCAGAGGTTCGGCACCGACGCGGCCAAGAACTTCTTCGTCTTCGGCGAGGTCGGCGCGTTCGTCAACGACAAGTGGAACCGCGGCTCGGTGAACCACTCGGCGCAGTTCTTCACCTGGAAGGAACGCAAGGAGTACAGCGCGGACGACGCCACGGCGTCCATCGAACAGTACAACTACGAAGAGCAGTTGGGCACGGGCAACCAGCCGACCTCCACCAACGCCTTCCTGAGCGGCAACAGTTACCACACGCCCGACCGCAGCCAGTTCTCCGGCATGAACATCATCGACATGCGCATGCACATGAACTTCGGTGACGCGCAGAACGCCTACAGCAATGGCAAGGACTCCGACGACAGCGTCAACGACGCCACATACAACGTCGTCTACGTCGACAGTCACGACTACGGCCCGAACAAGTCCAGCACCCGCTACAGCGGAGGCACCGACGCCTGGGCCGAGAACATGGCCCTGATGTGGACCTTCCGCGGCATCCCCACCCTCTACTACGGCTCGGAGACCGAGTTCCAGGCGGGCAAGCAGATCGACTGCGGTCCGACCTGCCCGCTGGCGTCCACCGGACGCGCCTACTACGGCGACCACCTCGCCGGATCCGTCACGGCCTCCGACTTCGGCACGGTGGACTCGGCGAGCGGTGAGGTCGCCACGACACTCGCGCAGCCCCTGGTCAAGCACCTCCAGCGGCTGAACCAGATCCGCCGGGCGATCCCCGCCCTGCAGATGGGCCAGTACTCCACCGACGGCATCAGCGGCTCGATGGCCTTCAAGCGCCGCTACACCAGCGGGAGTACGGACAGCTTCGCGCTCGTCACGGTCACCGGCGACGCCACGTACACCGGCATCCCGAACGGCACCTACAAGGACGCCGTCACCGGTGACGTGAAGACCGTCTCCAACGGCACGCTGTCCGTGCCGGCACCCGGCAAGGGCAACCTGCGGGTGTACGTCCTGGGCGGCCCCGGCAAGATCGGGACCGCCGGGCCGTACCTGAAGTAG
- a CDS encoding carbohydrate ABC transporter permease — MSSLATSDVRKAAPAAGTTPGTAQGPPLRHRIALVPTLTLLLGALYCLLPVAWVVIAATKSGRELFSTFTFLPGTGFTQNVKDLNAYRDGVYWKWMGNSALYAGLGALLSTAVSALSGYALAIYRFRGRETVFSVLMAGVLMPPVILAIPQYLLLAKADLTDSYASVLLPLVLSPYGVYLARIYASAAVPGDVVEAGRMDGASEWRIFTRVALPMMVPGLVTVFLFQFVAVWNNFLLPYIMLSDDEKFPITLGLFTLLEQGSNTPALYTLVITGALLAVLPLIALFLVIQRFWSLDLLSGAVKS, encoded by the coding sequence ATGAGTTCTCTTGCCACCAGCGACGTCCGCAAGGCCGCCCCGGCGGCCGGCACCACGCCCGGCACCGCCCAGGGCCCGCCGCTGCGCCACCGGATCGCGCTCGTCCCCACCCTCACCCTGCTGCTGGGCGCGCTGTACTGCCTGCTGCCGGTCGCCTGGGTGGTGATCGCCGCCACCAAGTCGGGCCGTGAGCTGTTCTCGACGTTCACGTTCCTGCCGGGCACCGGCTTCACCCAGAACGTCAAGGACCTCAACGCCTACCGCGACGGCGTGTACTGGAAGTGGATGGGCAACTCCGCCCTCTACGCGGGCCTGGGCGCCCTCCTGTCCACGGCCGTCTCGGCGCTCAGCGGCTACGCCCTCGCCATCTACCGCTTCCGCGGTCGCGAGACCGTCTTCAGCGTGCTGATGGCGGGCGTGCTGATGCCGCCGGTGATCCTCGCGATCCCGCAGTACCTGCTGCTGGCCAAGGCGGACCTGACGGACTCGTACGCGTCCGTGCTCCTGCCTCTCGTCCTCTCTCCGTACGGCGTGTATCTCGCCCGGATCTACGCCTCCGCGGCCGTGCCCGGTGACGTGGTCGAGGCCGGACGGATGGACGGGGCGAGCGAGTGGCGGATCTTCACCCGGGTCGCGCTGCCGATGATGGTTCCCGGACTGGTGACGGTGTTCCTGTTCCAGTTCGTGGCGGTGTGGAACAACTTCCTGCTGCCGTACATCATGCTCAGCGACGACGAGAAGTTCCCCATCACACTGGGCCTGTTCACGCTCCTGGAGCAGGGCTCCAACACCCCCGCCCTGTACACCCTGGTCATCACCGGCGCACTGCTGGCGGTGCTCCCGCTGATCGCCCTCTTCCTGGTCATCCAGCGATTCTGGAGCCTCGACCTGCTGTCCGGGGCCGTAAAGTCATGA
- a CDS encoding SseB family protein, with the protein MDTPSNNHTAPVTPAQEALDTLAVNTHDTEALDTLAGSDVLVPVPDDVADDPATDPTAVALPVLEQPGGEQVVPVFTSEMEMAGLLPFVSRYRLVPLGALASQWPSGDLSLTIDAGSTHGLTLNSEGVRTLLARPQG; encoded by the coding sequence ATGGACACGCCCTCGAACAACCACACCGCCCCCGTGACACCCGCGCAGGAGGCGCTGGACACGCTCGCCGTCAACACTCATGACACGGAGGCGCTGGACACGCTGGCCGGCAGCGACGTGCTCGTTCCGGTGCCCGACGACGTCGCCGACGACCCCGCCACCGATCCGACGGCCGTCGCGCTGCCCGTGCTGGAGCAGCCCGGCGGCGAGCAGGTCGTGCCGGTGTTCACCTCGGAGATGGAGATGGCCGGGCTGCTGCCCTTCGTGTCGCGCTATCGCCTGGTGCCGCTCGGCGCGCTCGCCTCGCAGTGGCCGTCCGGCGACCTCTCGCTCACCATCGACGCGGGCTCGACGCACGGCCTGACCCTCAACTCCGAGGGGGTCCGCACCTTGCTGGCGCGCCCCCAGGGGTGA
- the pqqB gene encoding pyrroloquinoline quinone biosynthesis protein PqqB: protein MRVVLLGTAAGGGFPQWNCACALCAAARDGKLPARTQESVAISGNSRDWWLLNASPDIRTQLIAAPALTPGPGPRDTPVRGVLLTDAEADHVMGLTVLRGGAELKVYAPPPVLATLAPLRGMLDRYAPWVWADSLAEGGFVLSGGLVVSTHPIGSKVPKYVSGADEDTRWVTAYRIEDLATGGVLVYAPCVARWTPVLDRLLDTADCVLLDGTFYAADEMGAAVRADNGQAAMGHLPVSGADGSLAALAGFPGLRRIYTHLNNTNPLLDPDSEARARVAEAGIEVLEDGAEVVL from the coding sequence GTGAGAGTCGTCCTGCTGGGTACGGCCGCAGGGGGCGGCTTCCCTCAGTGGAACTGCGCCTGCGCGCTGTGCGCCGCGGCCCGCGACGGCAAACTGCCCGCGCGCACGCAGGAGTCGGTCGCCATCAGCGGCAACTCCCGCGACTGGTGGCTGCTCAACGCCTCACCGGACATCCGTACGCAGCTGATCGCCGCCCCCGCGCTCACGCCGGGACCCGGCCCCAGGGACACGCCCGTCCGCGGCGTCCTGCTGACCGACGCCGAGGCCGACCACGTCATGGGGCTGACCGTCCTGCGCGGCGGCGCGGAACTCAAGGTCTACGCCCCACCGCCGGTTCTGGCCACGCTGGCACCGCTGCGCGGCATGCTGGACCGCTACGCCCCATGGGTCTGGGCGGACAGCCTGGCCGAGGGCGGATTCGTGCTGTCCGGCGGCCTGGTCGTCAGCACGCACCCGATCGGTTCCAAGGTGCCCAAGTACGTGTCCGGTGCGGACGAGGACACGCGGTGGGTGACGGCGTACCGGATCGAGGACCTGGCCACCGGGGGAGTGCTGGTGTACGCGCCCTGCGTGGCCCGGTGGACTCCGGTGCTGGACCGGCTGCTGGACACCGCGGACTGCGTACTGCTGGACGGCACCTTCTACGCGGCCGACGAGATGGGCGCGGCGGTGCGCGCCGACAACGGGCAGGCCGCGATGGGTCACCTTCCGGTCTCCGGTGCGGACGGCAGCCTGGCCGCCCTCGCGGGCTTCCCGGGCCTGCGCCGGATCTACACGCACCTCAACAACACGAACCCGCTGCTCGACCCGGACTCGGAGGCCCGTGCCCGGGTCGCGGAGGCGGGCATCGAGGTGCTGGAGGACGGCGCCGAGGTCGTGCTCTAG
- a CDS encoding LacI family DNA-binding transcriptional regulator — translation MTMSNTGGRRKPPTIHDVAREAGVSRGTVSRVLNGGHYVSPAAQEAVNAAIHRTGYVVNRHARSLITGRSDSIGFLLTEPQERFFEDPNFNVLLRGCTQALAAHDVPLLLMLAGTEDERRRITRYITAGHVDGVLLVSSHSGDPVAEELREAGVPLVACGKPIGLGSKVSYVAADDRDGARDMVQHLLSLGRRRIGMVTGPLDTPGGVERLAGYREVLSAAGIEADDRLIVSGDYSRASGEAGAEQLLTRVPDLDAVFVASDLMAQGVLAALQKAGRRVPEDVSVGGFDDSPAATAVTPALTTIRQPWDRISNEMVRVLLAQIGGEDPAAVILPTELVRRQST, via the coding sequence ATGACCATGAGCAACACGGGGGGCAGGCGCAAGCCGCCGACGATCCACGACGTGGCGCGCGAGGCGGGGGTCTCGCGCGGCACCGTGTCACGGGTGCTCAACGGCGGCCACTATGTGAGCCCCGCGGCCCAGGAGGCGGTCAACGCCGCGATCCACCGCACCGGTTACGTCGTCAACCGGCACGCCCGTTCGCTGATCACCGGGCGTTCCGACTCGATCGGCTTCCTGCTGACCGAGCCTCAGGAGCGGTTCTTCGAGGACCCCAACTTCAATGTCCTGCTGCGCGGTTGCACGCAGGCGCTGGCCGCGCACGACGTTCCCCTCCTGCTGATGCTCGCCGGCACCGAGGACGAACGGCGGCGCATAACGCGGTACATCACGGCGGGTCACGTCGACGGCGTGCTGCTGGTCTCCAGTCACTCCGGTGACCCGGTCGCCGAGGAGCTGCGCGAGGCGGGTGTGCCGCTGGTCGCCTGCGGCAAGCCCATCGGCCTTGGTTCCAAGGTGAGTTACGTCGCCGCGGACGACCGGGACGGTGCCCGCGACATGGTTCAGCACCTGCTGTCGCTGGGCCGTCGCCGCATCGGCATGGTCACCGGCCCGCTCGACACCCCCGGCGGCGTCGAGCGTCTGGCGGGCTATCGCGAGGTGCTCTCCGCCGCGGGCATCGAGGCCGACGACCGCCTGATCGTCTCCGGCGACTACAGCCGGGCAAGCGGCGAGGCCGGCGCCGAGCAACTCCTCACGCGGGTCCCGGACTTGGACGCCGTCTTCGTCGCGTCCGACCTGATGGCACAGGGCGTACTGGCTGCCCTCCAGAAAGCCGGGCGCCGGGTGCCGGAGGACGTGTCGGTCGGCGGCTTCGACGACTCCCCCGCCGCGACTGCGGTCACCCCCGCCCTCACTACCATCCGCCAGCCCTGGGACCGCATCAGCAATGAGATGGTGCGCGTCCTGCTGGCCCAGATAGGGGGCGAGGACCCGGCGGCGGTGATCCTGCCGACCGAACTGGTACGGCGGCAGTCGACCTGA
- a CDS encoding VOC family protein, with the protein MTDGLKTIIYPVKDLARTKPLFSALLGVEPYADEPYYVGYKDAGQDVGLDPNGHAKGMTGPVPYWHVSDIRATLAGLVEAGAELLQDVQDVGGGKLIASVKDADGNLIGITQDPPTA; encoded by the coding sequence ATGACCGACGGCCTGAAGACCATCATCTACCCCGTCAAGGACCTCGCCCGGACGAAGCCCCTGTTCAGCGCGCTGCTGGGGGTGGAGCCGTACGCGGACGAGCCCTACTACGTCGGCTACAAGGACGCCGGGCAGGATGTGGGACTGGACCCCAACGGGCACGCCAAGGGGATGACCGGGCCCGTTCCCTACTGGCACGTCTCCGACATCCGGGCGACGCTCGCGGGCCTTGTCGAGGCCGGCGCCGAGCTGCTCCAGGACGTCCAGGACGTGGGCGGCGGCAAGCTGATCGCCTCGGTGAAGGACGCGGACGGCAATCTCATCGGCATCACGCAGGACCCGCCCACCGCCTGA
- a CDS encoding MarR family winged helix-turn-helix transcriptional regulator — translation MAAKTAGTRLEEQWRDILSVHARTMCEIDRVLHPHGLGASDFEVLDILASDAAAAPGEQCRVQNIADRVHLSQSALSRLIGRLEKDGLVERTICQEDRRGVWVALTPKGRDLHTEVRPLQRATLARMLNG, via the coding sequence ATGGCAGCGAAGACGGCCGGTACCCGGCTCGAGGAGCAGTGGCGGGACATCCTGTCGGTGCACGCGCGCACCATGTGCGAGATCGACCGGGTGCTGCATCCGCACGGGCTCGGCGCCAGCGACTTCGAGGTGCTCGACATCCTCGCCTCGGACGCCGCCGCCGCGCCGGGTGAACAGTGCCGGGTGCAGAACATCGCCGACCGGGTGCATCTGAGCCAGAGTGCCCTGTCCCGCCTGATCGGCCGGCTGGAGAAGGACGGTCTGGTGGAGCGCACCATCTGCCAGGAGGATCGCCGTGGTGTGTGGGTCGCGCTCACCCCGAAGGGCCGCGATCTGCACACCGAGGTCCGCCCGCTGCAACGCGCCACCCTCGCCCGCATGCTGAACGGCTGA